From Chlorocebus sabaeus isolate Y175 chromosome 10, mChlSab1.0.hap1, whole genome shotgun sequence:
CTATGAGTCTCATTTGCTGAAAGCCCATCTCCTATATTCCATGTATCAGAATTCCTTGGCCCCGAGAGGATCTTTCCCTTGGTTTCCCCCTCCTCTAAAGGAAGCCTTTTCTGTTTTCAGGTGCTGTGTGCAGAATGCAAGAGAAGGTGAGATCCCACATGGAGAAGCAAACACTCAAAGCTTCACGTGTCATAAGGTCCCTTGGCTAACATCTCAGAAGACTTTCTCACCTGTTTTCAGACTTACTTTTGCTGTGGATTCATAAGTCAAAATATGGGAAAGATATCCATCTTGGGTTGATAGTCACGGTGTATTTCAAAGTAAGCTTCCCACACTGGCTCACGTTCCCCTCTTGTCCTATACACACGGAGTAGTGGATGAAGTAGCCAAGAGCCTCTGCCACCAGCAGGTTTCATGTCCCTTAAAAAGCTATGGTCCCTATGTGACCCAGTTTCCTTAGCTTAGTGTAAATAATGTATACTCTTTTAAAAGAccttattttttagagcaatttttgGTTCACATCAAAATTGAGctgagggccgggtgcggtggctcacccctgtaatcccagcactttgggaggctgaagcaggtggattacttgaggtcaggagttccagaccagcctggtcaacccccgtctctactaaaaaatacaaaaattagctgggagtggtagtgggcacctgtagtcccagctacttgggagactgaggcaagagaattgcttgaacccagcagacggaggttgcaatgagccaagatcgagccactgcactccagcctgggtgacagagtgagactctgtctcaacaacaacaacaacaacaacaacaataataataataatagtaattgaGCCAAAAGTACAGAGTACCCTTATACCCCCTGTCCTCCCCAACACAGCCTCCTCCACTACTGACATCCCATGCCAGggtagtacatttgttacaactggtGAACCTACAGTGAGACATcataatcacccaaagtccacagcTTTCATCAAGGCTCACTCTTGCCTTCTTTCACCACCCCAGGTACTTAACCCCTTCAGAATCATATGTcccgccgggcgtggtggctcatgtctgtaatcctagcactttgggaggctgaggcaggcagatcacctgaggtcaggagtttgagaccagcctgggtaacatggtgaaaccctgtctctactaaaaatacaaaaattaaccaggtggtggctcatgcctgtagtcccagctatgcggaaggctgaggcatgagaatgacttgaatacgggaggcagaggttcaacagcctgggcatcagagtgagacctggtctcaaagaagaaaaaaagaatcgtATGTCCTAGAAAttgtctccaaaaaattaaaagaaaagaagaacttCATGTAAAGCCCTTTTGCAGCCTTCAAAGGCTATTCCTAAATTGGCATCCTTTTCCGGAGTGCTATGATGTGGGGTATTCTCCCTTATATTTCTGTATAGCAGTGGATCTCAATGAGGGGCAATTTTGCCCCAGGAGACACTTAGCAacatctgaagacatttttgcttctttttgttgtgttttgttttgttgttttgagacagagtctcgctctgtcacccaggctggagtgcagtggtgcaatctcagctcactgcaagctctgcctcctgggttcatgccattctcctgcctcagcctcccaagtagctgggatacaggcgcctgccaccgtgcctggctaattttttgtatttttagtagagatggggtttcactgtgttagccaggatgatctcgatctcctgacctcgtgatcctcccaccttggcctcccaaagtgctgggattactgggattacaagcgtgagtcatgTGCCTGGTCTGACATTTTTGCTTGTTATAACTGGCAGAGACGTTGTCATCACTAGTGGCttgaggccagagatgctgctcaACATTCTACATTGTGCAGGACAGTCCTCACACAAGGAATTGTCCGGCTGAAAATGTCGGTAGTGCCAAAGTTGACAAATCTTGTCATATTTAGTGTTTTCCCTTTCTAAAGCATTTTCGCCTccattattttgaaacaatattATTGCCTGAGATTTaccttaaaaaattattcttcaattAGTTAACAAAGATGCATCATGCCCATGTCAGGTAAAATACTCtgggctggggccaggcatggtgattacgcctgtaatcccagcacttttgggagactgaggcaggaggatcacgtgagtccaggaatttgagatgaacctgggcaacatggtgacacccttatctctacaaaaaataaaaaattagccaggtgtggtggcatgcacctctagtcctagctacttgggaggctgaggtgggaggatcacttgagcccaagaggttgaggctgcagtgagccatgatcatgccactgcactccaatctgtgtgacagagtgaggcactgtgtcaaaaaaaaaaaaaaaaaaaaaaaaaaaaaagaagcctgtgCTGTGCTGGAAGTTTCTGTAGCAGAACATTTTGAGCCATGATTTGGCCTGTGAGTTAGAGCAGGAAGTAAGGCTGGGGGGGTcagggcaccaccatgcctggctaactttttgtgttttttctggtagagatggggtttcaccatgttggccaggctggtcttgaactcccaacctcaggtgatccactcgccttggtctcccaaagtgatgggattacaggcgtgagccaccacacctggccaacacaatgTTAAATATATTGAATAATGAAACATAGAGCCAGGCTTTGTAACTGTGTGGTGGGGACCAAATCTTGCATTCTCGGGTGGACAATCTCCAGTGAGAGTATCCGGCTGCTTCTGCAGTTGGCAATGACATTCGTGCCCGAGACACCTGTCATTTCTCCAGACTTTGGTAAGATAATTTCTGGGCACTATACAGGAATAGCCTCCTGATAATGTTTATTCGTTGTTCGAATGTTGGACCATCCATTCAAGCATTGCTGTTGTACTATACGGGCTTTCTGAGTGTGCCCAAGGCTGTTGATAATACCCCCTTTCCCATGACTCTCAGGAGGTCTTATTGGAATTTTTAGGACATTCGactcagaaaataaacaaaacaagtaatCTCATAAATCTAGCTCCCATTCCAAAGGGCagtaaataatatattatgaGATTCTCCCATGACAATTGACCCAAACCATAATAAGGAAGTGGTCATGTgtcttccccctcctctccccacagTTGGTACATAAGGGCCTCCCCCAGCAGAAGGAGGCATCAGACCTCCTCACTTCTCCTGAGTCCTCCCTCCTCACTTCTCCTGAGTCCTCTCTACTGACACCATGGGTTGCTGTGGTTGTGGAAGTTGTGGTGGCTgtggtggctgtggtggtggctgcggtggtggctgtggtggctgcggtggtggctgtggtggtggctgtggtggtggcTGTGGCAGCTGCACCACCTGCAGGTGCTACCGGGTGGGCTGCTGCTCCAGCTGCTGCCCCTGCTGCCGCGGCTGCTGTGGGGGCTGCTGTAGCACGCCCGTGATCTGCTGCTGCCGCCGCACCTGCAGCTcgtgtggctgtggctgtgggaaGGGTTGTTGCCAGCAGAAGGGCTGTTGCCAGCAGAAGTGCTGCTGCCAGAAGCAATGCTGCTGCTAGGCAGGTCCCCGGCCTCTGGGAAGATGCTGCAGGTAACTAACTGTCCTGTTGGTAAAAtgttctctccctcctgccaGTCTTCTCTGATATGGAAGTCACAAGAAGTTTTATCCACATTCCCTGGTCTCTGAGATCCTGCCTGCACATGAAAATCACCAACATGAACCTTCTCTATCAAGCACCAATCAAAGTATGAGTCCAACAAAATAGAGGGATTTTTTCATGCTatgttttcttgaaattttacTATTGAAATGTTTGCTTCTATTCCTTTTTCCCTCATTCTGTAGTTTCTGTATCCTGCATGTCTGctcctgctttttgtttctgtaaaCCTGAGACAATATTTTCCCAATAAACCACATAAAATTGGCATTAAAGGCTCATGGacatctccttctttcttttgttattcTAATGTgtttaaaggaaagatgcaatTAAATCTAGAAAACTAACACTCCCTATGTTTGTTTGTGATGGATTTAGAATAATCACTaatagaccgggcgcggtggctcatgtctgtattcaaagcactttgggaggccgaggcgagtggagttcaggagttcgaggtcaggagttcgagaccagcctggccaagatattgaaactcagtctctactaaaaatacaaaaattagctgggtgtggtggtgggtgcctgtagtcccagctacttgagagactgaggcaggagaatcacttgaacccgggagaaggaggttgcagtgagccaagatgtcaccactgtactccagcctgtgcgacagagcaagactccatctcaaaaaaaaaaaaaaaaaaaaaagaatagtcacTAataaactgggtgcagtggctcacacctgtaatcccagcactttgggagcctgaggttaaggccaggacttcgagaccagcctggtcaacatggtgaaaccccgtctctactaaaaatacaaaaaattagctgggtgtggtggtggtcacctgtggtcccagctgcttgggagaccgaggcaggagaatcactttgaacctgggaggcggtggttgcagtgagctgagatcatgctactgcactccagcctgggcaacagagtgagactctgtctaaaaaaaataaaaaaagaaaaaaagaaaagaaatcatgaacAATCTGTTCCTAACAGGTTTTCACACAAGGGTAAAGTTTGTTGGCTTCTATTATCCTCTTATctgaattagaaaaaacattcagaaaacagTATCAACAAGATTTTATTTCATCACTTTCTCTCTACCCTTAGATTCAACTTTTCTAACAGATTTTAAACTCAGCATCTATAGCCAGATGAAATTCAACACCTAAAGCTATTTAGGTCTTGGTTATTTTGGTTTCAGTTCTATTAACAGACTAAAATTTAATTACAActcaatgaaattttaaaaaattatcatcagTACTAGTTAATTGTCTTTCTGGCAGATTATGGTCACAAAATACTAACGTGGtcatatttgaataaattattcatAAAAGTTGTGACCTACTAAAACACTATatccactttaaatatatatatacacatatatatatatattttttgagatggagtctcactctgttgcccaggctagagtgcaatggcgcgatcttggctgactgccacctctgcctcctgggttgaagcaattctctgcctcagcctcccaagtagctgggattaccagtgcctactaccacacctggctaatttttgtatgtttagtagagatggggtttcaccacgttggccaggctggtctcgaactcccaacctcaggtgagttggccttgggctcccaaagtgttgagattacaggtgtgagctactgcgctcAGCCCCACTTTAATTATATTCTATCACAAGTAAGTAAGAATATTATaagaacaaaaaaatacagagttCACAAGGGGCGGTTTCACACCACATCTGTGAGTCCCCTGAAAGTGTAGCCACATATGGTGTATGTTGAAAAACCCATCTCCAGAATGTAGTGCccttttttaaatgagatatcCATTATAATTTTGAGCCTAACTCTGTTCTCTGTTGAAAGCAAGAGATGGGGAAAGGGGCAGAAGACTTCTCCATGTGGTTGGCAGCCACCCTGGGCCTGAGAAAGGTGATTTACTGCTTCTTGCTTCTGGACCACAGaggtctcttctctttctcttccattcTTGGAAGCGTCACAGAAAGTAGATACTTGAGAAATGCTACAGTGAAAAGAACTGTAGAAGATGCTAGTCCAGGGGCAAGTTCAAAGTCTACAGTAAATAGTAACGCCACGGATGCTTCCAAAGAGAGGCTGTTATGAGGGTTTCACAAGGCTCAAGGAAAAATGGGCACTTCTTGCCTGACTCAAGTGTGTTTCCATATGGACCTAAAAGATGAGGAGCTACAGTACTCACTCGGCGGTTATTTCTTGTTATTGCCTGTCAGTTTCAGCATCAATATGTGGATCAAAAGAACCAGGTAATAATATAAAGTAGATGAATTTGCTTCAGCATATATCTGGCAATCACAAACTTTGCATCAGACATTGTGGTGGGCAAAATAAGACACGCAAAAGTGAGAAAGGGCTGGGACCACATCTGCACTAATGGGGGGGATTGGATCCGAGTGATACAGTCTTTAGTGTGAGGATaacagcaaaaccaaaaatatgcATCAgtagcataatatttttatagatacaTGATATtcactcattttacaaatatttattgagtatctgtgATGCACTAGGTGCTTTTCTAGGAATCAAGAATACTTTAATGAACAAAATGGATACAAATGTCTGCCctcattggccaggcacagcggctcatgcctgtaatctcagcattttgggaggctgaggagggccgattgcttgagctcaggagttcaagaccagcctgggtaacatggtgaaacccatctctacagtaataataataataatagtaagtaatcaggcatggtggtacatgcctgtggtcccagccactggggaggttgaggtggagatcacttgagcatgggaggttgaAGCttccgtgagccaagattgcaccactgcactccagcctggaccacagagcgagatcttgtttcaaaaaagaaaaagttttaaaaaaaaatctgtcctcaTGGAACTAGTAACCTAGTCATGGGAAGTAGACAACACACATCATAAATAAGTATATTATATGGCATGttagagatggagagacagaacATACAAATGAACAGTGGCCAGATCATACATAGAAATAGATCTCTCACCTGTAAACTGCAGCAAACATCCCAGGAAACCAACCTATTATCTATCCTAACCAGTCCATGCATCCAGCCTACTCACTACAATCAGACTTGTAGGAAGTCAGACCACTATCTCTTAAAAACAGTCCAGCAAGCCAAATGAGGGCAATCAGCCCCAAATGGCCAGGACTTAATTAATAACTGGCAGTTTCCCTAATTCTTATCCCTTTTTTCCAATTTAGGACCAATTAGAGAGAGTCGAATATGCACTCCTAACGAATCACATAAGATGCCCCACTTCTAGTTAGTCTGTCTACAATGTTCTATACCAAAAACCTCTCATCTGGGCATACCTGAAACCTTCCCTTCTTCCAGTATGAAGCTTTCCCACTCCTCTGCCTGCTTTCGAGTGTCCACAAAAACACAGGTAATGCTGTGGCAAACCATCACTTTGCTATGGCAAGCATAATTAAATAGCTTTTACCTGGACTCATTTGGTGGGTTGTCATTTATTTCCACAGACTCAGAAATTTCATCCTAAGTGTGTGTAAATTCTATAGATACATATAAGAATGCTCATAGTAGCACTgtcaaaaataggaaaaacctggaaacaacagGACTTCCTATCATCTGGAGAGTAAATGAACAGAAATGGAATGCAAGTAGATGTAGTAAAACCATGTccaaagaaatgcaaaggaaTAACAAACACAAGCTTTAGCTCATTGCAgccatttttctctttgatgCTTAAATTGTTGTCTCGATATGAACCCATTACCCTTTGGTAGCTTCCTTGTTTTCTGTCGTGACAAGATATTCCAGACTTGTCCCATACATTTTATGCCCCAAATctggaatctctttttttttaaaaaaaaattttgaaacagagtctcgctgtgtcacccaaactggagtatagaggcacaatcttggctcattgcaacctctgcctcctggattcaagcaattctcatgcctcagcctcttaagtagctggggaCTTCAGGCACATGTTACcatatctggttaattttttatagttttagttagagacggggtttcgccgtgttgctcaggctggcctcaaactcctgacctcaagtgatccgcccaccttggcctcctaaagtgctgggattaca
This genomic window contains:
- the LOC140712651 gene encoding small cysteine and glycine repeat-containing protein 3-like is translated as MGCCGCGSCGGCGGCGGGCGGGCGGCGGGCGGGCGGGCGSCTTCRCYRVGCCSSCCPCCRGCCGGCCSTPVICCCRRTCSSCGCGCGKGCCQQKGCCQQKCCCQKQCCC